One genomic region from Uloborus diversus isolate 005 chromosome 2, Udiv.v.3.1, whole genome shotgun sequence encodes:
- the LOC129217472 gene encoding 3-hydroxy-3-methylglutaryl-coenzyme A reductase-like, with protein MLSQVFYRHGRLCASHPWEVIIAFLTLISWKLSMGSSQIGNSKMYENSEENKGVEMVLLSIARCVAILFCIQQFMKLNKLGSTYLVGIGVLFTVFCLVPCFVFSTTISNLWEGDFTELKKALPFFFLLMDLTKAGLLAQFALSSSTQEEVRENIAQGMSILGPTITLDTIVETLVIGVGTLSGVKRLEELCRYACMSAVVNYFVFMIFFPACLSLILELSRDRDEGRPVWHLSTLTRILQQEEEQKPNPVLQRVKVIMSAGLVLVHAHSRWPLLVASKALQQASKVNPADSIGQHSNWDLYMQKWFGSAEQMVMIAFACTFAVMYHYLESREDLSEHLASAAISSPSKCPSGYRSSLSPQTVQSAYESPCWKQDSISARKMISCSQDTHSVSFTMGGEEIDSIKRSLTSCFDKIIQTDSEKPYDEISEAVAVAEPRSIEECKEILKSEVGGAGLTDNEVLLLAEKKIIQSHKLETIVQNPKRGVVLRRKLLSKLAKRGQILGSLPYCNYDYKLVMGSCCENVIGYVPIPVGVAGPLFLDGEMLYVPMATTEGCLVASTNRGCRALALSGGVRSSLLGDGMTRGPVVRMPSEVEAGEVKRWVEKRENFEILKAAFDSTSRFARLQSVEVQTAGPLAFLRFRAVTGDAMGMNMLSKGSDVALNKLREIFPSVEILSLSGNYCTDKKPAALNWIQGRGKEVVCGAKIPAKVVKEVLKTDVQTLVKLNIAKNYIGSAMAGSIGGFNAQAANIVTAIYLATGQDPAQNVTSSNCLTQLEVTGEDDKDLYITCTMPSIEVGTVGGGTFLPAQSSCLELLGVKGPCDSCPGRNASKLAKIVCATVLAGELSLLSALAEGHLVRSHMTHNRSTVNVQSQLTSLPSVDNALVNVNPTS; from the exons GAAAATAAGGGAGTAGAGATGGTTCTTCTTTCAATAGCCAGATGTGTAGCAATATTGTTTTGCATACAGCAGTTCATGAAACTAAATAAATTAGGATCAACATATTTAGTTG gaaTTGGAGTGCTTTTCACAGTCTTTTGTTTAGTGCCATGTTTTGTATTCAGTACTACTATATCGAACCTCTGGGAAGGAGATTTTACTGAGCTtaa aaaggCATTGCCCTTTTTCTTCTTACTAATGGACTTAACCAAAGCTGGACTACTTGCACAATTTGCTCTGAGCTCTTCTACACAG GAAGAAGTTCGAGAAAATATTGCTCAAGGCATGTCAATTTTAGGTCCAACAATTACTTTGGATACCATTGTAGAAACTCTAGTCATTGGTGTTGGAACTTTATCAG gGGTAAAGAGGTTGGAAGAGTTATGTCGATATGCTTGCATGTCTGCTGTTGTAAATTATTTCGTCTTCATGATATTTTTTCCTGCATGTTTATCTCTAATTCTTGAG TTATCAAGAGATAGGGATGAAGGAAGACCTGTATGGCATTTAAGCACACTAACAAGAATATTGCAGCAAGAAGAGGAGCAAAAGCCTAACCCAGTCTTACAAAGGGTCAAAGTTATAATG TCTGCAGGTCTTGTTTTAGTTCATGCTCACAGTCGGTGGCCTTTACTTGTGGCGAGTAAAGCTCTTCAACAAGCCAGCAAAGTAAATCCTGCTGATTCTATTGGTCAACATTCAAACTGGGATTTATATATGCAAAA GTGGTTTGGTAGTGCAGAGCAAATGGTAATGATAGCATTTGCATGCACATTTGCTGTTATGTATCACTATTTAGAATCCAGAGAAGATCTCAGTGAACATTTGGCTTCTGCTGCAATTTCATCCCCATCAAAATGCCCATCAGGATATCGAAGCAGTTTGTCTCCTCAAACAGTACAATCAGCTTATGAAA GCCCATGTTGGAAACAAGATTCCATTTCAGCAAGAAAAATGATATCCTGCAGCCAAGATACTCATTCTGTGTCTTTTACAATGGGAGGAGAAGAAATAGATAGTATAAAACGTTCTTTAACCagctgttttgataaaatcatacAGACAGATAGTGAAAAACCTTATGATGAAATTTCAGAAGCAGTGGCTGTGGCAGAACCTCGTAGTATCGAGGAATGCAAAGAAATCCTTAAGTCAGAA GTAGGTGGAGCGGGCTTAACTGATAATGAAGTTTTACTCCTAGCTGAAAAGAAAATTATACAATCCCATAAACTTGAGACAATTGTTCAGAATCCAAAAAGAGGAGTTGTTTTGCGGAGAAAATTGCTTTCAAAGCTTGCTAAACGTGGCCAAATTTTAGGATCATTGCCTTATTGCAATTATGATTACAAATTG gtgatgGGATCTTGTTGTGAAAATGTTATAGGCTATGTTCCTATTCCTGTTGGAGTTGCAGGACCTCTTTTCTTAGATGGAGAAATGCTGTACGTTCCAATGGCAACTACTGAAGGTTGTCTTGTAGCAAGTACTAATAGAGGTTGTCGAGCCCTGGCT CTATCAGGTGGAGTTAGAAGTAGTTTATTGGGTGATGGCATGACACGAGGTCCAGTTGTAAGAATGCCATCTGAAGTAGAAGCTGG AGAAGTAAAAAGATGGgttgaaaagagagaaaattttgaaattttaaaagctgcATTTGATTCGACAAGCAG gtTTGCACGATTACAAAGTGTTGAAGTACAAACTGCTGGACCATTAGCTTTTCTCAGGTTTAGAGCAGTTACTGGTGATGCCATGGGTATGAATATGTTGTCCAaa GGATCTGATGTTGCACTCAATAAATTACGTGAAATATTTCCAAGTGTAGAAATCCTGAGTCTCAGTGGCAACTATTGTACAGATAAAAAGCCAGCTGCTCTTAATTG GATTCAAGGACGTGGCAAAGAAGTGGTTTGTGGAGCAAAAATTCCGGCTAAAGTAGTAAAAGAG gTTTTAAAAACAGATGTACAAACTTTAGTCAAGTTGAACATAGCAAAAAATTACATTGGATCTGCTATGGCAGGGAGCATTGGTGGATTCAATGCCCAAGCTGCAAATATTGTCACTGCCATTTATCTTGCAACTGGTCAA GATCCTGCCCAAAATGTTACTAGTTCCAACTGTTTGACTCAACTAGAAGTCACTGGAGAAGATGACAAAGACCTATATATCACCTGTACAATGCCTTCTATAGAAGTAGGAACTGTAGGAGGAGGCACATTTCTTCCAGCACAGTCTTCTTGTTTAGAG CTTCTTGGAGTTAAGGGACCTTGTGATTCATGTCCTGGCAGAAATGCttcaaaattagcaaaaattGTTTGTGCAACAGTTCTTGCGGGTGAGCTTTCCCTTCTTTCTGCATTAGCAGAAGGACATCTTGTACGTTCCCATATGACACACAACAG gtcAACTGTAAATGTTCAGTCTCAGTTGACGTCACTACCATCAGTAGATAATGCTTTAGTTAATGTGAATCCAACGTCATGA